In the genome of Aerosakkonema funiforme FACHB-1375, the window GTTGTGGGCATAAGTTTTCAAGTTATCTGTGGGTTAAAAAACCGGGTTTCTTTTGCTGAAAGAGCGTGCTTGTTTGGATTGTGCAAAGAAACCCGGTTTCTGATTTCCTCACTTCTTTTTCTAAAGATCGTACTTGCTTGGATCGTGTAAAGAAACCCGGCTTTTGATTTCCTCACTTAAAAGCTTTTCTTGCCACACGCTAAGCCATACTGACAGACATCAACTCATCTGCCATATCAAAATTCGCCGTTACATTTTGTACGTCATCCAAATCTTCCAAGGCATCCATTAACTTCATTAGCGATCGCGCCTGCATCGGGTCTGTTACTTCCAGCGTATTCCCCGGTATCCAACGCACTTCTGACTCGCTGACGTTAAAACCTTTTTCCTTTAAAGTTTTGCTGAGGTTTTCCAAGTTGGCGACATCGGTAAAAACTTCCGCACCTTCGCCTTCCTCCTCATCCTCAGTCAGTTCGTATGACTCGGCTCCACCTTCCAAGGATGCCTCCAACAGAGCATCTTCATCAACCGCACCGCGTAAAATGCAAACTCCTTTTTGCTGAAACATCCAGCTAACGCAGCCAGTTTCGCCCAAATTGCCGCCATATTTGCTCAAGGCAGCTCGCAAGTCGGCTGCTGTGCGGTTGCGATTATCTGTCAGCGCTTCTATGATGATGGCCACGCCTCCGGGGCCGTAACCTTCGTAGCGGATAGATTCCCAGCTGTCACCAGCGCCGAGTTTGCCAGCACCTTTGGCGATCGCACGTTCGATATTTTCGTTGGGAATGCCAGCTGCTTTTGCTTTTTCGATCGCCGTCCGCAGTTGAAAATTGCCTTCCGGGTCTGGTATTCCCGTGCGTGCAGCCACGATCATCTGCCGCGATAATTTGGCGAAGATTTTCCCTTTGACGGCATCCACTCTCGCTTTTTGCCGCTTGATGTTCGCCCACTTACTGTGTCCAGCCATAGACGCGATTTCAAACAAATACAATTAACTTCATCTATCCAATCTCTAGGATAGGCCGATCTTGGCCTCAACTGCTGCTTTTGTGCGATCGTCGCTCTCGGAACTATTAGCTTATTTTGCCTTTTTTGTCAAGTGTTCTGAATATCAAAGACGCGGTAAAGATAAATATGCTACAGATGGACAATAAAGCTTTTATTCCCCATACTATTCCCAAACTATTTGCAGATTGAGAACAAAACCAGGTAATATATCTTCTCCCGATAATTCAGTTGGAGATGACAGCACTTCTACTGGTTTTCCTTGGCGATATATTTCCACTCGGCGCGTTTTTCGGTTAATTAGC includes:
- a CDS encoding YebC/PmpR family DNA-binding transcriptional regulator; the encoded protein is MAGHSKWANIKRQKARVDAVKGKIFAKLSRQMIVAARTGIPDPEGNFQLRTAIEKAKAAGIPNENIERAIAKGAGKLGAGDSWESIRYEGYGPGGVAIIIEALTDNRNRTAADLRAALSKYGGNLGETGCVSWMFQQKGVCILRGAVDEDALLEASLEGGAESYELTEDEEEGEGAEVFTDVANLENLSKTLKEKGFNVSESEVRWIPGNTLEVTDPMQARSLMKLMDALEDLDDVQNVTANFDMADELMSVSMA